CCGCGGGCATCACGACGCTGCGGCTCACGGGCGGCGAGCCGCTGCTGCGCCCCGACATCGTCGAGGTCGTCGACCGGCTCGCGCGCATCCGCGGCGTCGACGGCGAGCCGCTGCACGTGGCGATGACGACGAACGGCATCCGCCTCAAGGAGCTGCTGCCGTCGCTCGTCGACGCGGGGCTGCGCCGCCTCAACATCTCGATCGACACCATCGATCGCGAGCGGTTCGCGACGCTCACGCGACGCGATCGGCTCGACGACGTGCTCGAGGGCATCGAGGCCGCGCGCGCGTCGGGACTGCGTCCGCTCAAGCTCAACGCCGTCGCCATGCGCGGCGTCAACGACGACGAGCTCGTCGACCTCGTCGCGTTCGCGATCGCGCACGACGCGCAGCTGCGCTTCATCGAGCAGATGCCGCTCGACGCCGGCCACACGTGGGATCGCGCGACGATGGTGACGCGCGAGGAGATCCTCGAGACGCTCTCGGCGCGCTGGGACCTCGAGCCCGTGCCCGGCCGCGGCGGTGCTCCCGCGGAGCGCTGGACGCTCGCGGGGGAGACGACGAGCGACGGCGAGCCCTGCACCGTTGGCGTCATCGCCTCGGTCACGGCCCCGTTCTGCGGTGACTGCGACCGTCTGCGTCTCACGGCCGACGGCCAGCTGCGCAACTGCCTGTTCTCGACGAGCGAGTACGACCTGCTGCCGGTGCTGCGCGGCGACGCGTCCACCGACGCGGCGATCGACGCCGTGCTGCGCGCCTGCATCCGCGGCAAGCTGCCCGGCCATGCCATCGACGACCCGGGCTTCCTGCAGCCCGCGCGTGGCATGAACGCCATCGGCGGCTGAGCCGCGCGCATCCCCGCCCGTCCTTGCCACGCGAGGACGGCATCCGCCTGCCCTTCGGCCGCCCGCGGATGCCGCCGCACGCACGAACGACGGGGCCGGCCCGAAGGCCGACCCCGTCGCATCTCCCGTGTCGATCTGACGATCGATCCGAACCGATCCGAGGATCGGGTGCCCGATCACATCGGGGGCATCAGCACCGAGTCGATGAGGTAGACGGTCGCGTTCGCCGTCTGGACGCCGCCGCAGATGACTGCCGCGGTGCCGTTCACCGTGATGTTGTCGCCCGAGCCCTCGACCGTGAGGGTCGCGCCGTTGACCGTGGTGTGCTCGCCGTCGATGTCGTCGGGAGCGATCTGGCCGGGGATGACGTGGTACGTCAGCACCGAGGTCAGCGTCGCAGCACCCTCGGGCGTCTGCAGCGCAGCGACCGTGTCAGCCGGCAGCGCCGCGAAGGCGTCGTCGACCGGAGCGAAGACGGTGAACTCGTCGCCGTTGAGCGTGTCCACGAGGTTGACGTCGGGGTTCAGGCCACCCGACACGGCCGCCGTGAGCGTCGTGAGGAGCGGGTTGTTGGAGGCCGCGACCGCGACCGGGTCCTGGGCCATGCCCTCGACCGAGCCGGAGCCGTCCGGCACTGCCTCCGCGTACGCGGCGCAGCCGGAGCCGACGAGGTTCGCTGCGGGGTCGGCCGCGGCCGACGTCTCAGGAGCCTCCGAGGCCGAGGTCTCGGGGGCCGACGACTCGGACGAGCCGCTGTCGGAGGTGCCGGTCGAGCAGCCGACGAGCGCGAACGTCGCGACGCCTGCCAGCACGAGTCCTGCGGTGAGCGGGTTCCTACGGGTGAGCATCACAGCTCTCCTTCCACTGTCCATCACTGGAACGGTCTCCCGACGTTCGCCGGGGCTGTGAAGGCTTCGTCACGCACGGCGACATGGATTGGAATGATCCGGGGTCCGTCTGCGTTCGCGCGCGGGATCCATCCTCGGTGCGTCGGGCTCCGAAGGACTGATGCACGGCGGGGATGCCTCCTGTCCTCGCGTCCCCGTCGTGCTTGGCCTATGCGTCCTCGCCTCCCGAGTGCCGGCTCCATCGCGTTCTCCACACCCGCCAGATGCTTCGAACATATGTTCGAATCGATGGTATCCTGGATGCATCGGAAGGCGGTGACGGGATGCGCGATCAGGGGCAGGTCGAGACGGGAGTCGTCGATGGCCTGATCGCCCGCGAGATCGCCTTCTCGTCGCTGCCGGATGCCGAGCTGCTCGTCTCGATCGACGAGCTCGCCGCTCGCATTCGCGCGCTGGATGCCGCGATGGTGCGGGCTGCTGCGGAGGCCGCCGCGAGGTCGGAGCACCGCCCGGCGGACGAGTCGTTGGTGCGTCGTGCCGGCTACGGGTCGGTCGAGCGGATGCTGCAGTCGAAGATCGGCGTCCGTTGGTCGGAGGCGAAGCGGCTCTGCGCCGTCGCTGCCGCCACGAGCGAGGCCGTCGCGATCTCGGGTGGATCGATCCCGGTCCGGTACCCGTCGGTCGCCGATGCGCTCGCGCAGGGGTGGCTGTCCGTGCCGCAGGCGCACGCGATCACGTCGGGCCTGGACCGCGATGGCGGTCGTGCGTCGGTGGAGGACGTCGAGGAGGCCGAGCGGCTCCTCGTCGCGGTCGGCTGCGGCACGCACGTCGACGACGTCGAGCCGGCCGTGCCTGAGACGCTCGCGCTGCTCGCGAAGCGGTGCCTCGACCACATCGACCCGGACGGCGACGAGCCGCGGTTCGAGCAGCAGCTCGCCGACCGCTTCCTGCGCATGGGGCGGCGACGCGATGGCATGTGGAAGGGCGAGTTCCTGGCCACCGCCGAGCAGGGCGAGGTGATCGCGGCGTGCTTCGACGCCGAGGTCAAGCCTCGCCGCGTCACCTTCGACGACGCCTGCGGCGCGACCGACGAGCCCACGGCAGACGTGCCCGCGCTCGACGCCGACGGCAGCCCCGTCGAGCAGCCCGTCGACGACCGCAGCATGGGCCAGAAGCGCCTCGACGCGTTCGTGGCGATCGTCAGCCGCCACGCCGAGTCGTCGGCACCGCGCGTCTGCGGCGAGGCTCCGACGCTCACCATCACGGTCGCGGCCGGCGTGCTCCGCGGTGAGCCCGCGACGACGCTCGACGACCTCCCGACCCTGTCCCGCACCGGCGACACCGTGCCCGTGTCGATCGCTGCCCGGTACCTGTGCGATGCGTTCGTGCAGACGGTCGTGCAGGACGAGCAGGGGCATCCGCTGCGCATGGGACGCAGGCAACGACTCTTCACGAAGTCGCAGCGTCGCGCGATCGTCGCGCGCGACCGCCACTGCCGAGCCCCGGGCTGCACCGCCCCACCCGGCTGGTGCGAGACGCATCACATCGCTCTCTGGTCCCACGGCGGCCATACCGACGTCGACAACGGCATCCTGCTCTGCCAGCACCACCACACCGAGGTGCACCGTGGTGCGCTCACGATCGAGCCCGCACCGGATGCCGACGCGCACGAGCCGCCCGCGCCACCGCGCCAGCGATGTCCCCGCACCCGTCAGCGCCGGTGGCGCGTCACCTCCTCGTACCCGCGCCGTCCCCGCACGAGAGCACCGATGCGCACATGACCGCCGCGGTCGCGGTCGATCACACCGCCGAGTCGCTCCCAACCGTGCGAGGAGGCCACGGCAGCCACCGATCGCCGGCGCGTGCTGCGAGGCGCGCCCGAGCCGCGCGCCGTCGAGCCACGTCAGGGCCCGTCGCCGAGCCCCAGCCGCTCGCGACCTCGGCGCCCGTGGCGTCCTCGATCGCGTACCCGATGCCGCGATCCATCGACTCCTGCAGTCGACCCTCGGCGACGGCGAGCACGAGCTGCTCGAGGTCGTCGGCGGCTCGCTCCCACGGCTCGTCACACGCCTCGCACCCGCACACCGGGTAGTGCCCGCCGTGCGCTGCACCCGCGCGCACGAGGATGCCGGGGTAGTCGCTCCACGCGATCGCGATCGGCGCCGCATCGCGTGCGGCCGGCTCGAGGTGCACCGCTCGAAGCACATCCGGCCCGCCGCCCGCGAACCACGACCGTGCGTCGTCGAGCGCATCCACGACGCTCGCTTCGTACGTCGCGGCGAGGTGCACGACGAGCGCGTCGGCGATCGCATGCAGCGGAGCGAACCGCTCGGGGTGCGCATCGACCGAGTACGCGTCCTCCGGCGGCGCATCCATGCCCCAGCGCTCGCCGAACGGGATGGGCACGCCCTCGGCGTCCACGATCCGCGGCACGTCGAGGGCAGGGCGGGCGTAGGGCATGTCACATGGTCGCAGTCGAGGCTCCACTCCTGCACGACGACGCCCCCGGTCGGCGAGGACCGGGGGCGTCGGATCTGTGCGTCGCTGAGCGCGGCTGCTAGGTGAGCATCACGAGCAGCGGCTGCGTGGTCGGCTGCTCCGAGCCGCCCTCGGGCTCGACGGTGATGGCGACGCCGTCGCCCTCCTCGAGCGTGCCGTCGAGCGCGTGCACGACGCTGCCGTCGCCGCCCGCGAACGTGCCGGCCGGGATCGGGTCGCCGTCGGCGGGCATGAACCACGCCTGGTAGACCTGCTCGGCCTCGAGTTGCGACAGCCCCTGGAAGACGAACGCCGCCTCACCCTGCTCGTCGGACCACATGAGCGTGGCGCGCGACCCGTCGGCGAGCGACGCCGTCTGCGTGCGCACGTCGGCGGCGTGCACGAGCGCCGACACCGGGTCGGGCGTGCGGATGGCCTGGCCGATGCCGATGCCGCCCACGAGCAGCACGACCGCTGCCGCGGCAGCGCCCAGCAGCGAGCCGGGACGCTGGAACCAGCGACGGCGCGCCGCGAGCTCGCGCGGACCGGCGACCGTCGAGCCGCCGCCAACGAGCGCGGGCTCGCGGTCGTCGAGCGTCTCGGCGTCGACCGTGTCGTCCGACTCGACGGCGGCCAGCACGGGCGTCGTCTCCTCGGCCGTCAGCTGCTCGGTCGCAGCGACCTGCTCGAAGATGCGGGCACGCAGATCCGCAGGCGGCGCCACGGCGACCGCATCGGCGAGTGCCGCCGCGGTCTGCTGCATGTCGGCCAGCTCGGCGAGCGTCGCCTCGTCCGCCTCTGCGTCGAATCGTCGACGCTCCTCGGTCTCGAGCGCATCGAGCGCCCGAGCCGCGATGTCTTCACGGTGCTTCATCATCACGACACCCCCAATGCCGCGCGGAGACGGATCATGCCGTCTCGCAGTCTCGTCTTCACGGTCCCGAGCGGCGTCTCCAGCCGCTCGGCGATCTCGGTCTGCGTGAGCCCGCCGTAGTAGGCGAGCACGATCGCCTCGCGATGCGCCTCGGTCAGCGTCGCGAGCGCCTCGCGAACGCGAGCACCCTCGACC
The sequence above is a segment of the Agrococcus jejuensis genome. Coding sequences within it:
- the moaA gene encoding GTP 3',8-cyclase MoaA, whose amino-acid sequence is MTATPVSIGRRPSILPGDEGASGPLVDGFGRVHRDLRISLTDRCSLRCTYCMPEQGMEWLARTSILTLDEIERVARVAAAAGITTLRLTGGEPLLRPDIVEVVDRLARIRGVDGEPLHVAMTTNGIRLKELLPSLVDAGLRRLNISIDTIDRERFATLTRRDRLDDVLEGIEAARASGLRPLKLNAVAMRGVNDDELVDLVAFAIAHDAQLRFIEQMPLDAGHTWDRATMVTREEILETLSARWDLEPVPGRGGAPAERWTLAGETTSDGEPCTVGVIASVTAPFCGDCDRLRLTADGQLRNCLFSTSEYDLLPVLRGDASTDAAIDAVLRACIRGKLPGHAIDDPGFLQPARGMNAIGG
- a CDS encoding fasciclin domain-containing protein; protein product: MLTRRNPLTAGLVLAGVATFALVGCSTGTSDSGSSESSAPETSASEAPETSAAADPAANLVGSGCAAYAEAVPDGSGSVEGMAQDPVAVAASNNPLLTTLTAAVSGGLNPDVNLVDTLNGDEFTVFAPVDDAFAALPADTVAALQTPEGAATLTSVLTYHVIPGQIAPDDIDGEHTTVNGATLTVEGSGDNITVNGTAAVICGGVQTANATVYLIDSVLMPPM
- a CDS encoding HNH endonuclease signature motif containing protein — translated: MRDQGQVETGVVDGLIAREIAFSSLPDAELLVSIDELAARIRALDAAMVRAAAEAAARSEHRPADESLVRRAGYGSVERMLQSKIGVRWSEAKRLCAVAAATSEAVAISGGSIPVRYPSVADALAQGWLSVPQAHAITSGLDRDGGRASVEDVEEAERLLVAVGCGTHVDDVEPAVPETLALLAKRCLDHIDPDGDEPRFEQQLADRFLRMGRRRDGMWKGEFLATAEQGEVIAACFDAEVKPRRVTFDDACGATDEPTADVPALDADGSPVEQPVDDRSMGQKRLDAFVAIVSRHAESSAPRVCGEAPTLTITVAAGVLRGEPATTLDDLPTLSRTGDTVPVSIAARYLCDAFVQTVVQDEQGHPLRMGRRQRLFTKSQRRAIVARDRHCRAPGCTAPPGWCETHHIALWSHGGHTDVDNGILLCQHHHTEVHRGALTIEPAPDADAHEPPAPPRQRCPRTRQRRWRVTSSYPRRPRTRAPMRT
- a CDS encoding DUF6226 family protein, with protein sequence MPYARPALDVPRIVDAEGVPIPFGERWGMDAPPEDAYSVDAHPERFAPLHAIADALVVHLAATYEASVVDALDDARSWFAGGGPDVLRAVHLEPAARDAAPIAIAWSDYPGILVRAGAAHGGHYPVCGCEACDEPWERAADDLEQLVLAVAEGRLQESMDRGIGYAIEDATGAEVASGWGSATGPDVARRRAARARLAARAGDRWLPWPPRTVGSDSAV
- a CDS encoding anti-sigma factor, with the protein product MMKHREDIAARALDALETEERRRFDAEADEATLAELADMQQTAAALADAVAVAPPADLRARIFEQVAATEQLTAEETTPVLAAVESDDTVDAETLDDREPALVGGGSTVAGPRELAARRRWFQRPGSLLGAAAAAVVLLVGGIGIGQAIRTPDPVSALVHAADVRTQTASLADGSRATLMWSDEQGEAAFVFQGLSQLEAEQVYQAWFMPADGDPIPAGTFAGGDGSVVHALDGTLEEGDGVAITVEPEGGSEQPTTQPLLVMLT